In a genomic window of Shouchella clausii:
- a CDS encoding MDR/zinc-dependent alcohol dehydrogenase-like family protein: protein MNDSIPKKMKAVVAYGPKDYRLEEVDVPVIENDKEIIVKVEATGICAGDIKAFDGAPSFWGDDTQPAYIKAPMIPGHEFIGHVVAKGDGVGDFEIGDRIISEQIVPCWECRFCNRGQYWMCEKHDLYGFQNNVNGSMAEYMKFTKEAINYKVPADLPIEQAILIEPYACSMHAVQRARIELGDIVVLSGAGTLGLGMIGAVKKSGAKTLVVLDLKDERLALARQFGADVVLNPAKDNVVEKVKDMTDGYGCDVYIEATGHPASVEQGLSMIRKLGRFVEFSVFKDPVTVDWSIISDRKELDILGSHLGPYCYPLVIEGIANGDLPTEGVVTHELPLERFAEGFELMKNGSNSLKIILKPQQA, encoded by the coding sequence ATGAACGATTCAATTCCTAAAAAAATGAAAGCGGTTGTCGCTTACGGCCCGAAAGATTATCGATTGGAAGAAGTCGACGTGCCGGTGATTGAAAACGACAAAGAAATCATTGTAAAGGTAGAAGCAACAGGCATTTGTGCTGGCGATATCAAAGCATTCGACGGGGCGCCAAGTTTTTGGGGCGATGACACACAACCTGCTTATATTAAAGCCCCTATGATTCCAGGCCATGAATTTATCGGCCATGTGGTCGCTAAAGGCGACGGGGTTGGCGACTTTGAAATCGGTGACCGGATCATTTCCGAACAAATTGTGCCGTGCTGGGAGTGCCGGTTTTGCAATCGCGGCCAGTACTGGATGTGTGAAAAACATGACTTATACGGATTCCAAAACAATGTCAACGGATCGATGGCAGAATATATGAAATTCACAAAAGAGGCGATCAACTACAAAGTGCCGGCAGATTTGCCGATCGAACAAGCGATTCTAATTGAACCTTATGCGTGCAGCATGCACGCCGTCCAGCGGGCCCGGATTGAATTAGGCGATATCGTTGTTCTTTCTGGAGCAGGTACTCTCGGCCTCGGCATGATTGGCGCCGTCAAAAAGTCTGGCGCCAAAACGCTCGTCGTTCTCGATTTGAAGGATGAGCGGCTAGCACTTGCCCGACAATTTGGCGCAGATGTAGTGTTGAACCCAGCCAAAGACAACGTCGTGGAGAAAGTCAAAGACATGACAGACGGCTATGGCTGCGATGTGTATATTGAAGCAACTGGCCACCCTGCTTCCGTTGAACAAGGGCTCAGCATGATCCGCAAACTTGGCCGTTTTGTCGAATTTAGCGTTTTCAAAGATCCTGTCACAGTTGATTGGAGCATTATTAGCGACCGAAAAGAACTGGATATCCTTGGCTCGCATTTAGGCCCATACTGTTATCCGCTAGTGATTGAAGGCATTGCCAATGGCGACTTGCCGACAGAAGGCGTTGTCACACATGAGCTTCCTCTTGAACGGTTTGCTGAAGGGTTTGAGCTTATGAAAAATGGTTCAAATTCACTCAAAATTATTTTAAAGCCGCAACAGGCGTAA
- a CDS encoding SDR family NAD(P)-dependent oxidoreductase: protein MTVSTIFDLSTKHAVVTGGAQGLGFTIAKSLAAFGCDIAIVDIDAEAAAKAAQEITTTYSVNTRSIQADVSKEEEVGAMVDRVLESFPRIDVLVNNAGIVKKIDTLDMTYSDWKRTMDVNINALFLTSKQVGKHMVANGSGSIMNMSSMSAMIANREAQSAYNASKGAVSMLTKSLASEWAQYGIRVNAIAPGYMASQMTGPLFAPGGELEHILDHVPMKRLGRPDELSGIAVYLASDASSFTTGSIIVVDGGYTTW, encoded by the coding sequence TTGACCGTATCTACCATATTTGATTTATCGACGAAACATGCAGTGGTAACTGGCGGTGCCCAAGGCCTTGGTTTTACAATCGCAAAGTCATTAGCGGCCTTCGGTTGCGACATAGCGATTGTAGACATTGACGCTGAAGCTGCTGCAAAGGCAGCACAAGAAATTACAACTACTTATTCGGTCAACACACGGTCAATTCAAGCGGATGTCAGCAAAGAGGAAGAAGTCGGCGCCATGGTTGATCGTGTATTGGAATCATTCCCACGAATCGATGTGCTCGTCAATAACGCAGGGATTGTAAAGAAAATCGATACATTGGACATGACATACAGCGATTGGAAACGAACGATGGATGTGAACATAAACGCTTTATTCCTGACATCTAAACAAGTCGGCAAACATATGGTCGCTAATGGGTCAGGCTCGATTATGAACATGTCTTCCATGTCTGCGATGATTGCCAATCGGGAAGCACAGAGTGCGTACAATGCCTCAAAAGGCGCGGTCAGTATGCTGACCAAATCACTCGCTTCAGAATGGGCGCAATATGGGATACGTGTCAATGCGATAGCGCCTGGCTATATGGCCTCGCAAATGACAGGGCCGTTATTCGCGCCTGGCGGGGAGCTCGAACACATCCTAGACCACGTTCCGATGAAACGCCTTGGTCGTCCAGATGAATTAAGCGGCATAGCTGTTTATTTAGCATCTGACGCATCTAGTTTTACAACTGGCTCCATCATCGTTGTGGATGGCGGCTATACCACATGGTAA
- a CDS encoding DeoR/GlpR family DNA-binding transcription regulator — protein MFVAERRDSILDILRESKRITVKELSERLNVSEATLRMDLNQLEKQGKLERTHGGAILIDDLPAVSEKETSFSYRKQQNTKEKTLLAEEASKMLSDGDCILLDASSTALELAKVLNSKTLKLTVVTSGVYTALELRDHPTITVILLGGVLRKGSSSLEGLLGASILDEINVDYLFTSANGFSKYAGLTDFNVYEVELKKRMVEKVNQVVALIDHSKIGKTSIATFAQLDEISLVITNKEIDADFSAVLTEAGVKVINTNNNK, from the coding sequence ATGTTTGTAGCAGAACGAAGAGATTCGATTTTGGATATATTGCGTGAAAGCAAACGAATAACAGTAAAAGAATTGTCGGAGCGCTTAAACGTCTCTGAAGCGACTTTGCGTATGGATCTAAATCAATTAGAGAAACAAGGAAAGCTGGAACGTACCCATGGCGGGGCGATTTTAATCGATGACTTGCCAGCTGTGAGCGAAAAAGAGACAAGCTTTTCCTATCGAAAACAACAAAATACAAAAGAAAAAACATTACTAGCGGAAGAAGCGAGCAAAATGCTATCCGACGGAGACTGCATTTTGCTCGATGCTAGTTCGACCGCACTTGAATTGGCAAAAGTCTTAAATAGCAAAACATTAAAACTGACGGTTGTCACAAGCGGTGTGTATACGGCGCTTGAATTGCGAGACCATCCGACGATCACAGTCATTTTGCTTGGCGGCGTATTGCGGAAAGGTTCCAGCTCGCTAGAGGGATTGCTCGGAGCGTCGATATTAGACGAAATCAATGTCGACTATTTGTTTACTTCGGCCAACGGATTTTCGAAATACGCTGGTTTAACGGATTTTAATGTGTATGAGGTGGAACTGAAAAAACGCATGGTTGAAAAAGTCAATCAAGTCGTTGCCTTAATCGACCATAGCAAAATCGGCAAAACATCAATTGCGACGTTTGCCCAGCTGGATGAAATTTCACTCGTCATTACAAACAAGGAAATCGACGCTGACTTTTCAGCTGTTTTAACCGAAGCTGGCGTAAAAGTAATTAACACAAACAACAATAAATAA
- the rpiB gene encoding ribose 5-phosphate isomerase B, whose protein sequence is MKIAIGSDHNAFELKEELKTYMIDEGYDVVDYGCHSCEAVDYPDVSFRVGNDIMKGEIDRGILICGTGIGVAIAAGKVPGIRAALCHDTYSAERAQLSNNAQILTMGAKVIGPEAAKKVLNAYLGASFAGGPSARKIQQIAEQEQAYLEQESR, encoded by the coding sequence GTGAAAATTGCGATTGGTTCTGACCATAATGCGTTTGAACTGAAAGAAGAATTAAAGACGTACATGATAGATGAGGGCTATGATGTCGTTGATTACGGTTGCCACTCTTGTGAAGCAGTCGACTACCCAGATGTTTCCTTCCGCGTCGGCAACGACATCATGAAAGGCGAGATCGACCGTGGCATCCTGATTTGCGGGACAGGAATTGGCGTCGCGATTGCAGCAGGCAAAGTGCCAGGCATCCGGGCCGCCCTTTGCCATGATACTTATTCAGCTGAACGGGCGCAATTGAGCAACAATGCCCAAATCTTGACGATGGGCGCGAAGGTGATTGGCCCAGAAGCGGCTAAAAAAGTGTTAAACGCTTACTTAGGCGCTTCATTTGCAGGCGGTCCCTCAGCGAGGAAAATCCAACAAATCGCCGAGCAAGAGCAGGCATACCTTGAGCAGGAAAGCAGGTAA
- a CDS encoding dihydroxyacetone kinase subunit DhaK, whose protein sequence is MKKLVNNPDVVVDEMIDGYLKAFPKLVAKVEGSGRALVAKQSLHGNGKVGIVIGGGSGHEPAFMGYIGRGMADGVAIGNIFASPPPQPIVEATEAVNQGNGVVYIYGNYAGDIMNFGMASDLADMEHDIKVESIIVRDDVASAPKREKEKRRGIAGEFFVTKVAGAASARGDDLSEVVRLTNKANESVRSMGVGLTPCALPQTGKPSFVLGKNEMEIGLGHHGEPGVEKGPLQQADDVCDRLIDDILNDGGLKAGDDVAVLVNGLGSTTQMELFIMFRRVEQRLSEKQINIHRSYVGNYSTSMEMGGCSVTLMKVDEELKALIDAPAECPLYAQYE, encoded by the coding sequence ATGAAAAAACTCGTAAACAATCCCGATGTTGTTGTGGATGAAATGATCGACGGCTATTTGAAAGCGTTTCCGAAGTTAGTGGCGAAAGTCGAGGGAAGCGGGCGCGCCCTTGTCGCCAAACAGTCCCTTCATGGAAACGGAAAAGTTGGCATCGTCATAGGCGGCGGTTCCGGCCATGAGCCAGCGTTTATGGGCTATATCGGCCGTGGCATGGCTGATGGCGTGGCCATTGGAAATATTTTTGCTTCCCCACCGCCACAGCCAATCGTAGAGGCGACCGAAGCAGTCAATCAAGGCAATGGCGTCGTATACATTTACGGCAACTACGCAGGCGACATCATGAATTTCGGCATGGCTTCTGATTTAGCCGATATGGAGCACGACATAAAAGTAGAATCGATTATCGTCCGTGACGATGTCGCTTCTGCGCCAAAAAGGGAAAAAGAAAAGCGAAGAGGAATCGCAGGCGAATTTTTTGTCACTAAAGTGGCAGGCGCCGCTTCTGCCAGGGGAGACGACTTAAGCGAAGTCGTCCGCTTAACGAATAAAGCAAATGAATCGGTGCGCAGCATGGGAGTCGGATTGACGCCGTGTGCATTGCCGCAAACAGGCAAACCGAGTTTTGTCCTTGGTAAAAACGAAATGGAAATCGGGCTTGGCCACCACGGAGAGCCTGGTGTTGAAAAAGGACCGCTGCAACAAGCGGACGATGTGTGCGACCGCCTCATTGACGACATTTTAAACGATGGCGGCCTTAAAGCTGGAGACGATGTCGCCGTGCTTGTCAACGGACTAGGTTCCACGACGCAAATGGAATTGTTTATTATGTTTCGGAGAGTCGAACAGCGCCTGAGCGAAAAACAAATCAACATCCACCGCAGTTATGTCGGCAATTATAGCACATCAATGGAAATGGGCGGCTGCTCGGTTACGCTTATGAAAGTGGACGAAGAACTAAAAGCGCTCATCGATGCGCCAGCCGAATGCCCGCTGTATGCCCAATACGAGTAA
- the dhaL gene encoding dihydroxyacetone kinase subunit DhaL, with protein sequence MIQATDLKKALYSMRDKMAEERDYLCELDRHLGDGDHGVTMDIGWKAVAQALDDLDAETDISVICKQVAMAFLNAVGSSVGPLYATGFLQAGKPFKGKTALTSEDVATFWIAFAEGIEARGGAKIGDKTMVDTLAPMAAYLREREGGFDSEGALAAAKKGMESTKTLQANVGRSSRLGERSIGTIDPGAASAFLLFKAFCDSVQPREKV encoded by the coding sequence ATGATCCAAGCGACGGATTTAAAGAAAGCGCTTTACTCAATGCGCGACAAAATGGCAGAAGAGCGTGATTATTTATGTGAATTAGACCGCCACCTAGGCGATGGCGACCATGGCGTCACGATGGACATTGGCTGGAAAGCAGTCGCACAAGCGCTAGACGACCTCGATGCCGAAACCGATATTAGCGTCATTTGCAAACAAGTGGCGATGGCATTTTTAAATGCCGTCGGTTCTTCCGTCGGCCCCCTTTATGCGACTGGTTTTTTGCAAGCAGGCAAACCGTTTAAAGGAAAAACCGCTTTAACAAGCGAAGACGTCGCCACCTTTTGGATTGCGTTTGCAGAAGGAATAGAAGCGCGAGGCGGCGCAAAAATAGGCGATAAAACAATGGTCGATACCCTTGCGCCAATGGCCGCCTACCTGCGTGAGCGAGAAGGCGGATTCGACAGCGAAGGAGCGCTTGCCGCCGCCAAAAAAGGGATGGAATCAACCAAAACGCTACAAGCCAACGTTGGCCGCTCAAGCCGTTTAGGAGAACGGTCGATCGGCACGATCGATCCTGGCGCCGCTTCAGCGTTCTTGCTATTTAAAGCCTTTTGCGACTCAGTCCAGCCTCGAGAAAAAGTGTAG
- the glpX gene encoding class II fructose-bisphosphatase, protein MRDFLFSMAHVTEQAAVASFPWIGTGNKIEADRASTEAMRAALNRIPFRGRIAIGEGEMDEAPMLYIGEIVGNGSGPLFDLAVDPLDGTTPASKGQGDCIAVLAGAPHGTLLHAPDMYMEKLATGTEAKGAVHLDAPIEANIQAVARAKNKAVKDVTVIVQDRTRHQKLVQRARHTGAKVKLFHEVDVTAALATALPDHDIDLFVGIGGAPEGVVAAVAIKCLGGDFQGRLLPDDQEQLARCQQMGLANPNQLLNLHDLVASRQCFFIATGVTDGLLVDGVKKNSQGELATHTFMVDGVSNEIRVVQTIHRPEQVLIK, encoded by the coding sequence ATGAGAGATTTTTTATTTTCAATGGCCCACGTAACCGAACAAGCAGCCGTCGCCTCCTTTCCTTGGATCGGCACAGGCAATAAAATCGAAGCAGACCGGGCGAGCACCGAGGCGATGCGGGCAGCGCTAAACCGCATTCCCTTTCGAGGCAGAATCGCGATTGGCGAAGGAGAAATGGATGAAGCACCCATGCTGTACATCGGCGAAATTGTCGGAAACGGCAGCGGACCGCTGTTCGATCTCGCTGTCGACCCCCTCGACGGGACAACGCCTGCCTCAAAAGGGCAAGGCGACTGCATCGCCGTACTAGCCGGAGCACCGCACGGCACATTGCTTCATGCCCCAGACATGTATATGGAAAAGCTGGCGACTGGAACCGAAGCCAAAGGGGCCGTCCATTTAGACGCGCCGATAGAAGCAAACATTCAAGCCGTAGCCCGCGCCAAAAACAAGGCAGTGAAAGACGTCACAGTCATTGTCCAAGACCGGACACGCCATCAAAAACTCGTGCAACGAGCAAGGCACACAGGCGCAAAAGTCAAATTGTTCCACGAAGTAGACGTGACGGCCGCATTAGCAACCGCATTGCCCGACCACGACATCGATTTATTTGTCGGAATCGGCGGCGCACCAGAAGGCGTCGTAGCCGCCGTTGCAATAAAATGCTTAGGCGGCGATTTCCAAGGACGGCTGCTTCCAGACGACCAAGAACAACTTGCTCGCTGCCAGCAAATGGGCCTCGCCAACCCCAATCAATTACTGAACCTTCATGATTTAGTCGCCTCACGACAATGCTTTTTTATCGCCACAGGGGTGACCGACGGCCTGCTCGTCGACGGCGTCAAAAAGAACAGCCAAGGCGAACTCGCCACCCACACCTTTATGGTCGACGGAGTGTCAAATGAAATCCGCGTTGTCCAGACGATCCATCGTCCTGAACAAGTATTGATAAAATAA
- a CDS encoding dihydrodipicolinate synthase family protein: protein MKRLYGITTAMVTPFTETGEVDVPAVRALTDFLIEKGVHGLFPLGTTGEMNKLSIEERKQVAEAVISQAAGRVHVFIQVGAQTMGSTLELARHALEAGADGIGVVTPFFLGADDRELEEYYVTVAKQLPDDFPVYLYNIPQASANDLKPEVAERIVRRTENVVGIKYSYPDFVRLQEYSFVNGGDFSVLTGTDRLLTAALALGCDGTVSGVSGVWPEPFVRAYEAFCMGDLETARTHQSVATAYCVALKGGSNMSYFKEALKMRGIDVGGMRRPQLDLTASQLSELKSALKKVESRNSDIN, encoded by the coding sequence GTGAAACGACTGTATGGGATTACAACAGCAATGGTCACGCCGTTCACAGAAACTGGAGAAGTAGATGTGCCGGCTGTGCGTGCTCTCACTGATTTCTTGATTGAGAAAGGGGTGCATGGCTTATTTCCTTTAGGAACGACTGGGGAAATGAATAAATTGAGTATTGAGGAACGGAAACAGGTAGCTGAAGCGGTCATTAGTCAAGCGGCTGGAAGGGTCCATGTTTTCATTCAGGTTGGTGCCCAGACAATGGGAAGCACGCTTGAATTGGCAAGGCATGCGCTTGAGGCAGGCGCGGACGGGATTGGCGTTGTTACGCCATTTTTTCTCGGTGCCGATGATCGGGAACTGGAAGAATATTATGTAACAGTGGCAAAACAGTTGCCGGATGATTTTCCGGTGTACTTATATAACATCCCCCAAGCATCAGCGAACGATTTGAAGCCAGAGGTGGCCGAACGCATTGTGAGGCGGACTGAAAATGTGGTGGGGATCAAATACAGCTATCCAGATTTTGTTCGTTTGCAAGAATATAGTTTTGTAAATGGTGGTGACTTTTCTGTATTGACAGGAACGGACCGCTTGTTGACTGCTGCACTAGCTTTAGGGTGCGACGGCACGGTATCCGGGGTTTCTGGCGTATGGCCTGAACCCTTTGTCAGAGCATATGAAGCGTTCTGCATGGGCGATTTAGAAACAGCAAGGACGCACCAATCGGTGGCAACGGCTTATTGTGTAGCGTTAAAAGGAGGAAGCAACATGTCGTATTTTAAGGAAGCGCTTAAAATGCGCGGAATTGATGTAGGCGGCATGAGGCGACCTCAATTGGATTTGACGGCTTCTCAACTGAGCGAGTTAAAAAGCGCATTGAAGAAGGTGGAGTCTAGAAATAGTGATATCAATTAA
- a CDS encoding tripartite tricarboxylate transporter substrate binding protein, whose amino-acid sequence MDRLTNLFISIVAALCLASCSNQSPEEAAERYPEDQVSLIVPFATGGASDVVSRAVAMAMEEELGVPVVVVNKTGGVGAIGVYDVMMANADGYRIGYVPVELVMYDGLQIASISPYEFAYISRLMEIPAAITVSADAPYNTLDEFITYAKEHPGELQIGNSGTGSIWHIAAGALAQEAGVEFNYVPFEGAAPAVGSLLGGHIDAVSVSPSEVKTGLDSGDLKLLGVMGNERDPVVPDVPTMKEQGYDVVLGGWGGFVAPKDTPEEIIAALDAAIEKSMETETFQTLAESRGLTPAYLPGQAFEAFAVEQYEFFNELIPSIEME is encoded by the coding sequence ATGGACAGGCTTACAAACCTTTTTATAAGCATTGTGGCTGCGTTATGTTTAGCGAGTTGTTCAAACCAGAGTCCGGAAGAAGCTGCTGAACGTTATCCTGAAGACCAAGTCAGCCTCATTGTCCCGTTTGCAACAGGAGGGGCTTCGGATGTGGTGTCTCGCGCTGTGGCAATGGCGATGGAGGAAGAGTTAGGTGTCCCTGTTGTTGTCGTCAATAAAACTGGCGGGGTAGGGGCTATTGGCGTGTACGATGTCATGATGGCTAATGCAGATGGCTACCGAATCGGTTATGTGCCAGTAGAGTTAGTGATGTATGACGGATTGCAAATCGCCAGCATTTCGCCATATGAATTTGCCTATATCAGTAGGCTAATGGAAATTCCGGCAGCGATCACCGTTTCTGCCGATGCTCCGTATAATACGCTCGATGAATTTATCACTTATGCGAAAGAACATCCAGGCGAATTGCAGATCGGTAATTCCGGGACAGGATCGATTTGGCATATAGCGGCAGGCGCACTTGCCCAAGAGGCCGGGGTTGAGTTCAATTATGTCCCTTTTGAAGGGGCAGCTCCGGCTGTTGGCTCATTGCTTGGCGGTCATATTGACGCGGTGTCCGTCAGCCCTTCAGAAGTAAAAACGGGGCTCGATAGCGGCGACTTAAAATTGTTAGGAGTCATGGGGAACGAGCGAGATCCAGTGGTTCCCGATGTGCCGACGATGAAGGAACAAGGCTATGATGTCGTTTTAGGCGGCTGGGGCGGGTTTGTCGCTCCTAAAGATACACCGGAAGAAATCATTGCCGCGTTAGATGCCGCGATCGAAAAAAGCATGGAGACGGAAACCTTCCAGACATTGGCAGAATCAAGGGGGTTGACGCCAGCTTATTTGCCTGGCCAGGCGTTTGAAGCGTTTGCGGTGGAGCAATACGAATTCTTTAACGAATTGATCCCTAGCATTGAAATGGAGTAG
- a CDS encoding tripartite tricarboxylate transporter TctB family protein produces the protein MKTANLLLNGTITVACLIFFYQTFHFPMLFGIEDSGPALFPRIALAALLLFVIIDSAVIIRKRDGEFFFTKEERGNLWRLALLIGLLVFFVFFLGKLPFLILSLVTMFLIGLVFQLKWGPALLTAVVLTFFIQFVFIKGLNIIL, from the coding sequence TTGAAAACAGCGAATTTGCTACTCAACGGTACAATTACGGTTGCATGTCTCATCTTTTTTTATCAAACGTTTCATTTTCCAATGCTTTTTGGCATTGAAGATTCCGGGCCTGCCCTTTTTCCAAGAATCGCTTTAGCCGCCCTTCTTTTGTTTGTCATAATTGATAGCGCTGTCATAATAAGGAAACGAGATGGCGAGTTCTTTTTCACAAAAGAAGAAAGAGGAAACCTTTGGAGATTAGCGCTTTTAATTGGTTTGTTGGTTTTCTTTGTTTTCTTTTTAGGAAAGCTCCCGTTCTTGATCTTGTCGCTTGTAACGATGTTTTTGATTGGTTTGGTGTTTCAGTTAAAGTGGGGGCCGGCTTTGCTGACAGCGGTTGTTTTGACGTTCTTTATCCAATTTGTCTTTATTAAAGGGCTCAACATTATCCTGTAG
- a CDS encoding tripartite tricarboxylate transporter permease, which translates to MDTVMLVLQPGVLFFMLLGTFLGLFIGALPGLTATMGVAVLTPLTFWLAPQEGLAMLIAIYCTAIFASGIPAILVNTPGTPASVTTTFDGYPLTQQGKQGVALGINALYSGLGGLVSTAFLIFAAFPISKVALLFGPAEYFALAVFGLTIMVSVSSGSIIKGLISGGIGLFIVTIGLDPIRNIPRFTYDYPPLLEGLSFIPIMIGLFGLAEVFSQMLSKQTTKTGTTEKVGRILPNKAERKEVRKPFWMSSILSTFIGVIPGAGGDIASIISWNQAKNMAKGEKKAEYGKGSLGGLTASCTSNSAVIGGAFTTMMTLGLPGDAVTAILIGSLMMYGLDPGPALFTENIEMVHLIFALLIISNLLVIVVGLLGSNLFTRIIQIRQEFIHLAVVLFCIVGAYALNNSYFDVWVMVIAGFFGLLFKKLRIPLGPLILALILGPLAEANFRRAIMISGGSMDIFFTSPIAIALFVIAGLSVLIPMFRRNPKNNAPSA; encoded by the coding sequence ATGGATACAGTCATGTTGGTTTTGCAGCCAGGGGTTCTTTTTTTTATGCTACTTGGAACGTTTCTTGGCCTGTTTATTGGCGCTTTACCTGGCTTAACCGCAACAATGGGGGTAGCGGTGCTAACGCCGCTAACATTTTGGCTCGCTCCACAGGAAGGATTGGCTATGCTTATTGCGATTTATTGTACGGCGATCTTTGCCTCTGGTATTCCGGCTATTCTTGTAAACACGCCGGGAACCCCTGCTTCCGTGACAACAACGTTTGATGGCTATCCACTTACGCAACAAGGGAAGCAAGGAGTGGCGCTTGGAATTAACGCCCTTTATTCAGGGCTTGGTGGGCTGGTGAGCACGGCGTTTTTAATCTTTGCGGCTTTCCCGATTTCAAAGGTGGCACTTCTATTTGGCCCCGCTGAATATTTTGCTTTAGCAGTATTTGGGCTGACGATTATGGTTAGCGTCTCTTCCGGCTCCATTATTAAAGGGTTGATTTCTGGTGGCATCGGCTTGTTTATTGTTACAATCGGGCTCGACCCGATCCGGAACATTCCCCGGTTTACCTACGATTATCCGCCTTTGCTTGAAGGGTTGTCATTCATTCCGATTATGATTGGTTTGTTCGGGCTTGCTGAAGTGTTTAGCCAAATGCTTTCCAAGCAAACAACGAAGACTGGAACCACTGAGAAAGTGGGGCGGATTCTTCCGAATAAAGCGGAACGAAAAGAAGTCCGGAAACCGTTTTGGATGTCTTCGATCCTGTCGACGTTTATTGGGGTCATCCCTGGAGCCGGCGGTGATATTGCTTCGATTATTTCCTGGAACCAAGCCAAGAATATGGCGAAAGGAGAGAAAAAAGCCGAGTATGGAAAAGGCTCCCTTGGCGGACTAACTGCCTCTTGCACGTCGAACAGCGCAGTCATTGGAGGCGCGTTTACAACAATGATGACGTTGGGCCTGCCTGGGGATGCTGTTACAGCTATTTTAATCGGTTCATTGATGATGTACGGGCTTGATCCAGGACCGGCGCTGTTTACTGAAAATATAGAAATGGTCCATCTGATCTTTGCGCTCTTGATTATCTCCAATCTGCTTGTAATTGTGGTTGGGTTACTTGGTTCCAATCTATTTACAAGAATCATTCAAATACGCCAAGAATTTATTCACTTAGCAGTTGTGCTGTTTTGTATCGTAGGAGCTTACGCGTTGAATAACTCTTATTTTGACGTTTGGGTGATGGTCATTGCTGGCTTTTTTGGATTGCTCTTCAAAAAATTACGTATCCCTCTTGGTCCGCTCATTTTAGCCCTTATTCTCGGACCATTGGCTGAAGCGAATTTCCGGCGCGCAATTATGATTAGCGGAGGAAGTATGGATATCTTTTTCACTAGTCCTATCGCCATAGCCTTATTTGTCATAGCTGGACTTTCAGTTTTAATTCCTATGTTTAGACGAAACCCTAAAAATAACGCCCCTTCCGCTTAA
- the rbsK gene encoding ribokinase, whose product MIAIVGSINIDLVVYTSNMPVPGETVLGDKFRTNPGGKGANQAVAAARLGAAVTMVGRVGNDPYGKLATENLRNEQVETGYIDVDNAAHTGVAMITVTNNDNSIVVAPGANFSWKREEAGLYRELLRQSKVLLLQLEVPLPFIEEIAKLGKEEQCTTILNPAPAQQLSPSMLDLVDFITPNETECQTIFKQPVEQAVRNYPNKLIVTEGKKGATYHDGNRLVRVNGFLAKAVDTTGAGDTFNGAFAAALASEHPLAEAVSFANAAASLSVEKAGAQSGMPTKKQVVHRLGT is encoded by the coding sequence TTGATCGCCATTGTTGGAAGCATCAACATCGACCTTGTCGTTTACACAAGTAATATGCCTGTGCCTGGGGAAACCGTGCTCGGCGACAAGTTTCGAACCAATCCAGGAGGGAAAGGAGCCAATCAAGCCGTTGCTGCTGCCAGGCTAGGTGCTGCGGTAACAATGGTAGGCCGGGTTGGCAATGATCCGTATGGAAAGCTTGCGACTGAGAACTTGAGAAACGAACAAGTGGAAACAGGCTACATAGACGTGGACAACGCGGCACATACCGGCGTGGCAATGATTACTGTCACAAATAATGACAATTCTATTGTGGTCGCTCCTGGCGCTAATTTTAGCTGGAAGCGCGAGGAGGCAGGGCTGTACCGGGAACTGTTGCGGCAATCAAAAGTCCTGCTTCTTCAACTTGAAGTACCGCTGCCTTTTATTGAAGAGATCGCAAAACTTGGCAAGGAAGAACAATGCACCACAATTCTAAACCCTGCCCCCGCCCAACAGTTATCGCCGTCCATGCTTGATCTAGTCGACTTTATAACGCCAAATGAAACAGAGTGCCAAACCATCTTTAAACAACCAGTTGAACAAGCGGTTCGGAACTATCCCAATAAGCTGATTGTGACAGAAGGAAAAAAAGGCGCCACCTACCATGATGGCAACCGTCTTGTCCGCGTCAATGGATTTTTAGCAAAAGCTGTCGATACGACTGGCGCTGGAGACACATTTAACGGTGCCTTTGCTGCCGCTTTGGCATCCGAACATCCATTAGCTGAAGCAGTGTCCTTCGCCAACGCCGCTGCCTCGCTTTCCGTTGAAAAAGCAGGAGCACAATCCGGCATGCCTACAAAAAAGCAAGTAGTGCATCGCCTAGGCACCTGA